Genomic window ([Eubacterium] hominis):
TCATACATGGCAACACGGGGATTGTCAATCTGTACTTCATATTCATAAGAACCATCATCCAGCTTTTGCTGAACCAATCTATAGTCAAAAGGAATACTTTTGGTTTCAATTCCTTTGTTATTGATTACGGCATTGATAAATGTTTCATAGTTTTTCATACTTTCTTCTTCCTGTTTACTGCGTTTATTACAGCCACTTAAAAGCAGCAGCATACACAGGATCAATGGAAAAACTTTACGCATAACATCACCTCTGCCTTACATTATATCAAATATCTAAAAATTAAACAATGAAACTGGAATATGTGACAAAAATAAAACGGCCAATTGGCCGCTTATTTACCGCATTTACAACGAAATGAGTTACATTCAGTTTCATGACAGTGATTTGGTTCTACACAATTGTCACAGCAAACGCTGATAGTTTCAGCTTCACAATGGTTATCCTTCTGATAAACACAGGAATGTACGTTGCATAAGATTTCTGTTTTTTTCTGCATCTGATCACACCTCCAACAAGCTTAGTATGTGAGCGATTCATGGGATTATGCCTCATATAGCAGTAAAGCGCTAAAACAATAAATTTGTCCATCATCGCAATCACAGACCGCCACAGAGAAGCGGATATCAATAAGCTGAATGTCTTCCTGTTCCATCAAAAATGCATTGATACTATCACTTAAATCATCTTCATGCTCCTCATCAAACACCTTTACCTGTTTCATATGATCACCAGCAACAGGATATCATGTTTTATTCTTCTTCGTTGTCGAAATAAGAAGATAACAATAGTTCTTTTTCCCGATTGATTGCACACATGGGTA
Coding sequences:
- a CDS encoding sporulation protein Cse60, with protein sequence MKQVKVFDEEHEDDLSDSINAFLMEQEDIQLIDIRFSVAVCDCDDGQIYCFSALLLYEA
- a CDS encoding DUF1540 domain-containing protein, translating into MQKKTEILCNVHSCVYQKDNHCEAETISVCCDNCVEPNHCHETECNSFRCKCGK